From the genome of Thermus albus:
GTTTTCCACAATATGGCTGCCGATAAACCCCGCTCCACCCGTTACCAGTACGCGCATAGGCACCTCGGAAAAGCCCTTGGACCGCCTCCCCATAGGCGGGCTCTGGGCCTAGCCCATCCTACCCCACCAAGGAAGGCCCGTTAGCCGATTTTGACCTCAGGTTCGTTGCCGGGCCGCCACTTGATGGTGCACCCCAGGGCGGGGGCCTCCTTGAGGGGGGGTTCTTCACCTCGGAGCAGGGCTTCTATGGCCGTTTCCAGATCGTGGCTTTGCACCTGGTCGGGAAACTTGGGATTGTCGTTGACCCGGCCATGGTAGCGGAGAAGGCGGTTTTGGTCAAAGAGGAAGACCTCGGGGGTGCGCAAGGCCTTGTAGGCCTTGGCCACTTCCTGGGTTTCATCCAGGAGATAAGGGAAGAAGATGCCGTGCTCCTTGGCGAACTCCACCATCTTGTCCGGGGCATCATCGGGATAACGCTCGTAGTCGTTGGGGTTGATGCCCACGAAGGCCACCTGGCCCCGGTACTTCTCCGCTAGGGCCACGATCTCCTTGATGGAGCCCTTGACGTAGGGGCAGTGGTTGCACATGAAGATAACGGCCAAGAAGGGCTCTTGGAACTGGGAAAGCCGATAGCGTCCACCCCTGGGATCGGGAAGCTCGGCATCAATCAGCGGGCTTTCTAGGGGCAGTTCAGGATACTGCAGCATGGCTCCATCATACCCCAAGCCACCCCTAGGGACAATAAGCGCCCAGAGACCTTGGTATCATGCCCCCATGCGGGGACTCACCTCAGAGGAGGCACGGAAACGCTTAGCGCAATACGGTCCTAACGCCCTTCCGGAAAAGCCGCCCGAGCCCCTGGGGCGGAAGTTCCTGCGCCAGTTTCAGAGCCCTCTCATCTACATCCTCCTCTTCGCCTTGGTGGTGGACCTAGGCCTTTGGGTTTTTGAGGGAGCCCATGGGCTTCCCCTGGAATCCTTGGCCATCCTGGCCATCCTCCTTTTGAACGCCACCTTGGGAACTCTTCAGGAGAAGCGCTCGGAGGAGGCCTTAAGGCGCCTGAAAGCCCTGGCGGAGCCCTTGGTCTGGGTGTTGAGGGATGGGCATTTTCAACGCCTTCCAAGCCGGGACCTGGTCCCGGGGGATGTGGTGCGCCTGGAGGCGGGGGACCGGATTCCGGCGGATGGGGTGCTCCTCGAGGCCAGTGGGGTCATGGTGGACGAAAGCGTCCTCACCGGGGAAAGCGTGCCCGTGGAAAAGGGGGAGGGGGAAGAGGTCTTTTCCGGCACCCTTATGGTGCGGGGCAGGGCCCTCTTAGAGGTGACCCGCACCGGCCTAAGAAGCGCCATGGGCCGCATCGCCGGGCTTCTGGCGGAGATGGAGGAGGAAAAAACTCCGCTGGAGCGGCGCCTCGAGGCCTTTGGCCATCGGGTGGCCCGTTGGGTGTTGGTCCTTGCCGCAGGGCTGGTGGCCTTGGGTTTTCTGGTGGAAGGCTTTTCCGCCCAGGTGTTCCTCTTCGCCGTAGCCTTAGCGGTGGCGGCGGTGCCGGAGGGGCTTCCTGCTGTGCTTACCTTGGCCTTGGCCCTGGGGGTGGAGCGCATGGCCCGCCGCAAGGCGGTGGTGCGCCGCCTTGCGGCCGTGGAAGCCTTGGGGAGCGTCACGGTGATCGCCACCGACAAGACGGGCACCCTTACGGAAAACCGCATGGAGGTGCAGCAGGTGGTGGGGCCGGACCCCCAAGGGGCCCTTTTGGCCATGGTCCTCTGCAACGACGCCGATTTGGAGACGGGAGCGGGGGACCCCTTGGAACTGGGCCTTTTGCGGTATGCGGCCGAACGCCTGGATATAAAGCGGGTACGCCAAGAACACCCCAGGCTTTCCGAACGGCCCTTTGACAGCGCCTGGAAGTACATGCGGGTGACCACGCCTGGGGGCAGTTTCCTGAAAGGGGCTCCCGAGGCCCTCATACCCCGCCTGGCCTTACCAGAAGAGGAGAAGCTGGCCCTTTTAGGGGAAGCAGAGGCCCAGGCTCAGCGGGGTTTTCGCGTGTTGGCCTTGGCGTGGGGCGAAGGGGAGCGGGAGGAAGGGTTAAGCTTCCTGGGCTTCGTCCTTCTCCTGGACCCGCCCCGCCCGGAGGTACCGGAGGCGGTGGCCAAGGTGTTGAAGGCCGGGGTTCGGGTGGTGATGGTCACGGGGGATCACCCGGCCACGGCTTTGGCCATCGCCCGCCAGGTGGGTATTCCTGCGGAAGTGGTGGCCACCGGGGACGAGATCGGGGAACTCTCCGACGAAGAGCTTCTAGAGGTGGATGTCTTCGCCAGGGTTAAGCCGGAGGATAAGCTGCGCA
Proteins encoded in this window:
- a CDS encoding thioredoxin family protein, translating into MLQYPELPLESPLIDAELPDPRGGRYRLSQFQEPFLAVIFMCNHCPYVKGSIKEIVALAEKYRGQVAFVGINPNDYERYPDDAPDKMVEFAKEHGIFFPYLLDETQEVAKAYKALRTPEVFLFDQNRLLRYHGRVNDNPKFPDQVQSHDLETAIEALLRGEEPPLKEAPALGCTIKWRPGNEPEVKIG
- a CDS encoding cation-translocating P-type ATPase, with amino-acid sequence MRGLTSEEARKRLAQYGPNALPEKPPEPLGRKFLRQFQSPLIYILLFALVVDLGLWVFEGAHGLPLESLAILAILLLNATLGTLQEKRSEEALRRLKALAEPLVWVLRDGHFQRLPSRDLVPGDVVRLEAGDRIPADGVLLEASGVMVDESVLTGESVPVEKGEGEEVFSGTLMVRGRALLEVTRTGLRSAMGRIAGLLAEMEEEKTPLERRLEAFGHRVARWVLVLAAGLVALGFLVEGFSAQVFLFAVALAVAAVPEGLPAVLTLALALGVERMARRKAVVRRLAAVEALGSVTVIATDKTGTLTENRMEVQQVVGPDPQGALLAMVLCNDADLETGAGDPLELGLLRYAAERLDIKRVRQEHPRLSERPFDSAWKYMRVTTPGGSFLKGAPEALIPRLALPEEEKLALLGEAEAQAQRGFRVLALAWGEGEREEGLSFLGFVLLLDPPRPEVPEAVAKVLKAGVRVVMVTGDHPATALAIARQVGIPAEVVATGDEIGELSDEELLEVDVFARVKPEDKLRIVAAFQKAGEVVAMTGDGVNDAPALKRADVGVAMGLRGSDVSREVADLVLMDDNFATIVAAIEEGRSIYENIQKFIRFLFSTNLSEVLVVTLGMVFAALLNLRDEAGHLLLPLTAVQILWINLVTDGLPALALALDRNPGVLDRPPRPKESPLLDPPSLRFILLTGSVKAAFALGILAGLSGWMGRAGVQGELVEVARTATFHFMTLGQLFFAYAARHTHLIPLPNPYLHGAVALGILIQILLGNLAPGVWEAVGIPAWIWGLVLVLALLAWLMAEGVDRLVWRKEARR